Proteins encoded by one window of Flavobacterium sp. N502540:
- a CDS encoding DUF3127 domain-containing protein translates to MEVTGKVKVVNPEQQVSAAFKKRELVVTTDEQYPQHILIEFTQDKCDLLSSYKQGEAVKVSINLRGREWVNPQGETRYFNSIQGWRIERLAPEGPGQTPPMPAAEAFAPATNLNEDEPDDLPF, encoded by the coding sequence ATGGAAGTTACAGGTAAAGTAAAAGTGGTGAACCCAGAGCAACAAGTTAGTGCTGCATTCAAAAAAAGAGAGTTGGTTGTTACCACAGATGAGCAATATCCACAGCATATTTTGATCGAATTTACACAAGATAAATGCGATTTATTAAGTAGCTACAAACAAGGTGAGGCAGTAAAAGTTTCTATCAATTTAAGAGGAAGAGAATGGGTTAATCCACAAGGAGAAACCAGATATTTCAATAGTATTCAAGGTTGGAGAATCGAAAGACTGGCACCAGAAGGTCCTGGACAAACGCCTCCAATGCCGGCTGCAGAAGCTTTTGCACCTGCAACTAATTTAAACGAAGACGAACCGGACGATTTACCGTTCTAA